From Sporosarcina sp. 6E9, a single genomic window includes:
- a CDS encoding YxlC family protein — protein MNEYDSKNSNSMLDDEDELTAHQLIDGLEKLDQWNPVSTPNLQWFQQNVELEKKKIRKKLRKELFAFISVAIFVLSVVITVVYRQPILFLYFQLVGIILLPFALNNTRKKVSNE, from the coding sequence TTGAACGAGTATGATTCTAAAAATAGTAATTCTATGTTGGATGATGAAGATGAATTAACGGCTCATCAATTAATAGATGGTTTAGAAAAACTGGATCAATGGAATCCAGTATCCACTCCAAACTTACAGTGGTTTCAACAGAATGTTGAATTGGAGAAAAAAAAGATACGTAAAAAACTACGGAAAGAGCTCTTCGCGTTTATCTCTGTTGCAATATTTGTGCTTTCGGTTGTGATTACGGTCGTTTATCGTCAGCCAATTCTCTTTCTCTATTTTCAGCTTGTGGGGATTATCTTATTGCCCTTCGCCCTTAACAACACTAGAAAGAAGGTCAGTAATGAATGA
- a CDS encoding PLD nuclease N-terminal domain-containing protein, which yields MNELLNEIPWGAIVPILVLQLILMIIALVSCIKEEKTNGPKWLWIPIILFIHIIGPVLYFVIGRRND from the coding sequence ATGAATGAACTGTTAAATGAAATCCCATGGGGAGCGATTGTGCCAATTCTTGTCTTACAATTAATTCTTATGATTATCGCATTGGTTTCTTGTATTAAAGAAGAAAAAACGAACGGACCAAAATGGTTGTGGATCCCTATTATTCTCTTTATCCACATAATAGGACCAGTGCTTTATTTTGTTATAGGAAGGAGAAATGATTAA
- a CDS encoding ABC transporter ATP-binding protein: MALLKASDLVKKFGNTNAVKGINFHIEEGRCVSLLGPNGAGKTTTLKMLSGLLEPTSGRIDIKGEKAKDLRQYIGYLPQYPAFYNWMSGKEFLVFAGQLAKLNRKEAEKSSEELLERVGLTNAKKRKVGGYSGGMKQRLGLAQALIHRPKLLILDEPVSALDPLGRREVLEMMREIKEETTILFSTHVLHDAEEISDDILIMHDGEIAISGSLGSVMEEYRQPILQIEFESQATDWLKSIESYSFVSEVNTQGNKTSIVLKDMVNGKHTLLKDIVDRKLPIRKFEISQTTLEDLFMKVVKA; this comes from the coding sequence ATGGCATTATTAAAGGCAAGCGATTTAGTAAAAAAGTTTGGAAATACGAATGCTGTTAAAGGAATCAATTTTCATATTGAGGAAGGCAGGTGCGTGTCATTACTTGGACCAAATGGAGCTGGAAAAACAACGACATTAAAAATGTTATCTGGATTGTTGGAACCGACTTCAGGCCGTATTGATATCAAAGGGGAAAAAGCAAAGGATTTAAGGCAGTATATTGGGTATTTACCTCAATATCCTGCTTTCTATAATTGGATGAGTGGAAAGGAGTTTCTTGTTTTCGCAGGACAATTAGCAAAACTGAATCGTAAAGAAGCAGAAAAAAGTAGTGAAGAATTACTTGAACGCGTGGGCCTAACGAATGCGAAGAAAAGAAAAGTAGGGGGTTATTCTGGTGGAATGAAGCAACGCCTCGGATTGGCACAGGCACTCATTCATCGTCCCAAATTACTTATTTTAGATGAGCCTGTTTCAGCACTCGATCCACTTGGGAGGCGGGAAGTGTTGGAAATGATGAGAGAGATTAAAGAGGAAACAACAATTCTCTTCTCAACTCATGTCCTTCACGATGCAGAAGAAATAAGTGACGACATTCTTATCATGCATGACGGGGAAATTGCGATATCAGGTAGTCTGGGAAGTGTAATGGAAGAGTATCGACAACCTATTTTACAAATTGAATTCGAATCACAGGCTACAGATTGGCTAAAGAGCATAGAAAGTTATAGCTTTGTCTCTGAAGTAAACACTCAAGGTAATAAAACAAGCATCGTATTAAAAGATATGGTAAATGGGAAGCACACATTATTAAAAGATATCGTAGATAGAAAACTTCCGATTCGTAAGTTCGAGATTTCTCAAACGACATTAGAAGATTTATTTATGAAAGTGGTGAAGGCATGA
- a CDS encoding ABC transporter permease — MTQWTVLYRKEMTEMVRNYKFLWIPIVFILLGVMEPVSSYYMPEILANFGGLPEGTILEMPTPSGEEVLMSVLSQYGLLGVLILVLSAMGVVAAERQSGVAGMVMIKPVPYSTYILSKWAGLLTITLISLFIGYVASWYYTSLLIETVAFERVFQSVAIYSIWLVFVVTLTLFFSTLMKGNGSVAFVTIFMVFAISTVTSILGSYMKWSPATMTEHTGKVLLSGELDSSFWLAFITTFAIIIVVLISSIQIFKQKELLE; from the coding sequence ATGACGCAGTGGACTGTTCTTTATCGAAAAGAAATGACGGAAATGGTGCGAAATTATAAATTTTTATGGATTCCCATCGTCTTTATTTTGCTAGGTGTCATGGAGCCGGTTAGCTCGTATTATATGCCGGAAATTTTGGCCAATTTCGGCGGTCTTCCAGAAGGTACAATCCTTGAAATGCCTACGCCATCCGGGGAAGAAGTATTAATGAGCGTTCTATCTCAATATGGGTTACTTGGTGTACTCATTCTTGTTTTGAGTGCAATGGGTGTTGTTGCTGCAGAAAGACAGAGTGGAGTAGCAGGTATGGTTATGATTAAACCAGTTCCTTATTCCACGTATATATTATCGAAATGGGCTGGGTTACTTACAATTACACTCATTTCATTGTTTATCGGATATGTAGCTTCATGGTATTATACGAGTTTACTTATTGAAACAGTTGCTTTTGAGCGCGTTTTTCAAAGTGTAGCGATCTACAGCATATGGTTAGTTTTTGTTGTTACATTGACGCTCTTTTTTAGTACGTTAATGAAAGGAAATGGCAGTGTCGCTTTTGTTACAATTTTTATGGTCTTTGCCATTTCGACGGTTACATCCATTCTAGGAAGCTATATGAAATGGAGTCCGGCTACGATGACAGAGCACACAGGAAAGGTCCTGCTGTCAGGAGAACTAGATTCTAGTTTCTGGCTAGCTTTTATTACAACTTTTGCGATTATCATCGTCGTTCTTATCTCATCCATACAAATCTTTAAGCAAAAAGAGTTATTGGAATAA
- a CDS encoding class I SAM-dependent methyltransferase, with protein MNEKLMRKINNLENIERSPAEELFQFVSLNKEDKLLDLGAGVGYISLPFSKYVDEVIALDFDEDVLKYLATKAEENGMTNIKTLVSDFKDLQLGNEEVDKAIASISLHEVQPISLALSEIYRVLKDQGVFLCIELEKSAISTGPRVSSKDMREEVLNAGFDHVETFYPQTKLANQSVYIVVAQKNK; from the coding sequence ATGAATGAAAAATTAATGAGGAAAATAAATAATCTGGAGAATATAGAGAGAAGCCCTGCTGAAGAGTTATTTCAGTTTGTATCTCTCAATAAAGAGGACAAATTATTAGATCTCGGGGCAGGCGTTGGCTATATAAGCCTTCCATTTTCCAAGTATGTCGATGAAGTAATTGCACTGGATTTTGATGAAGATGTTCTGAAGTACTTGGCAACAAAAGCAGAGGAAAATGGAATGACCAATATAAAAACGCTTGTATCAGATTTCAAAGATTTACAACTTGGTAACGAAGAAGTTGATAAGGCGATTGCATCAATTTCACTTCACGAAGTTCAACCAATTTCGCTTGCATTAAGCGAAATATATCGGGTCCTAAAAGATCAAGGCGTGTTTCTTTGCATCGAATTAGAAAAGTCTGCGATATCTACTGGACCTAGAGTTTCATCGAAAGATATGAGAGAAGAAGTTTTAAATGCTGGGTTTGATCATGTCGAAACTTTTTATCCGCAAACAAAATTGGCTAACCAATCTGTTTATATAGTTGTTGCACAAAAAAACAAATAA
- a CDS encoding MATE family efflux transporter — MLALYNLVDMFYISLAEGVDAVAGLTVSFPVMMIVMTLAASVGVGTASVIARRLGEERIDESNKIFGTFIFLILLISVVSILVGIFLLDHLLILFGATENIIGYASAYMLPILLGFVFVSFSMATNIVIRAEGNAKFAMYATIIPAIINIIIDPILIFDFGFGLGVMGAGIATVISQGIMSIIILIYYHKGYSALTILLQNIRMKVSTIKEIVAIGFPTFMHTASFSIIAILINTMLIKYGGDMHLAAYGVAQRVIAFAIIPINGVMQGMLPIVGYNYGAQLYERMRKTIWLSFRYVVFTSIVVVLLVQLFPEYAMSIFTSDPEFIKIGSNAMKIIFSLYFVVGVQIIAGGIYQALGKPKQALILSLSRQVFFLVPLVIILPIYFGVYGVFIAFPIADLLTFILASYMLYRDRVTILVKGINE; from the coding sequence ATTCTAGCGCTATATAATCTCGTTGATATGTTCTACATTTCACTTGCAGAAGGGGTCGATGCCGTTGCAGGATTAACTGTTTCTTTCCCTGTGATGATGATTGTTATGACATTAGCAGCATCTGTAGGCGTGGGGACGGCTTCGGTAATCGCTAGACGGTTAGGAGAAGAACGAATTGACGAATCCAACAAGATTTTCGGGACTTTTATATTTTTAATCCTACTCATTAGTGTAGTAAGTATACTCGTTGGTATTTTCTTATTGGATCATCTTTTGATATTATTTGGGGCAACAGAAAATATTATTGGTTATGCTTCTGCTTATATGTTACCAATCCTATTAGGTTTCGTTTTTGTTAGTTTCTCAATGGCCACAAATATTGTGATACGGGCAGAGGGAAATGCGAAATTTGCCATGTATGCAACGATTATCCCTGCAATCATTAACATTATTATTGATCCTATCCTTATATTCGATTTTGGTTTTGGGTTAGGCGTTATGGGTGCTGGTATAGCAACCGTAATCTCACAAGGGATAATGAGTATAATCATTTTGATCTATTATCATAAAGGTTATAGCGCTCTTACAATTCTTCTTCAAAATATAAGAATGAAGGTTTCTACTATAAAAGAGATTGTCGCTATTGGGTTTCCAACATTTATGCACACTGCATCATTTAGCATAATCGCGATATTGATCAACACGATGTTGATAAAATACGGAGGAGATATGCATTTGGCAGCCTATGGTGTCGCACAACGCGTCATTGCCTTTGCTATCATACCTATTAATGGGGTCATGCAAGGGATGTTACCAATTGTAGGGTACAACTACGGTGCACAACTATATGAAAGAATGAGAAAGACGATATGGTTATCATTTAGATATGTTGTGTTTACTTCTATAGTCGTCGTTCTTCTCGTTCAATTATTCCCCGAGTATGCCATGAGTATTTTCACAAGTGATCCAGAATTTATAAAAATCGGGTCAAATGCAATGAAAATCATTTTTTCTCTTTATTTTGTTGTTGGCGTACAAATTATTGCTGGAGGTATTTATCAGGCTTTAGGGAAACCTAAACAAGCTTTGATTCTTTCTCTATCCAGACAAGTGTTTTTCTTGGTACCGTTAGTGATAATTTTACCTATTTATTTCGGTGTGTACGGGGTGTTTATTGCATTCCCTATCGCTGATTTATTAACATTTATTCTAGCAAGTTATATGCTTTATCGGGATAGAGTTACAATCCTAGTTAAAGGCATAAACGAATAA
- a CDS encoding Rrf2 family transcriptional regulator, with the protein MQFAKSTDYALHALVYLANSESEDKIGIKELANKLDVSESYLSKIMTQLRKDGIIRAVPGVKGGYELSRSASHITFLDVILSTEGRQDMFNCSNSDSRQHTSLTDESNGQLMNQEENQRVCRIKEVMDNAEGVLQQFLENQTIQSILEKAKKDRNT; encoded by the coding sequence ATGCAATTTGCGAAAAGCACTGATTATGCGCTACACGCCTTAGTATATTTGGCTAATTCAGAGAGCGAAGACAAAATAGGTATTAAGGAATTAGCCAATAAGCTAGACGTATCGGAGAGTTATTTGTCGAAAATTATGACGCAGTTACGGAAAGATGGAATCATAAGGGCTGTCCCTGGTGTAAAAGGTGGATATGAATTATCACGTTCAGCTAGTCATATCACATTTTTGGATGTTATTTTGTCCACTGAAGGTAGACAAGACATGTTTAATTGTTCTAATTCAGATTCTAGACAACATACGTCATTGACTGATGAAAGCAATGGCCAATTAATGAATCAAGAAGAAAATCAACGTGTTTGTAGAATTAAAGAGGTCATGGACAATGCGGAAGGTGTCTTACAACAATTTTTGGAGAATCAAACCATACAATCTATTTTAGAAAAGGCTAAAAAAGACCGTAATACGTAA